GTGACGAATGCGTACGAGCTCTCGCAgtttgccgagctgctAGACCTCTTGCACGACTCGCTccagacgcgcgacgcgcgcaagcgGACGGTGCTGCACCACATTGCGCTGGTCGCCGGCCTCAAAgggcgggcggcgccggccaagtACTACCTCGGCTGCGTCCTGAGCCGGATGCAGGCCGACGGCCACCAGCACGGCCTGATCGAcgcgcaggacgacgaAGGAGAGACGGCGCTGagcatcgccgcgcgcctcggcaacaCCAACATGATCAAGatgctcctcgacgcgggcgCACGCAAGGACCTGCCCAACTACCTCGGCatcacgccgctcgactgGGGCATCACCGGCTTGCCCGACTCGCCGCGCAaccagcacgtcgcgcacgagctcggctcACTGCGCCCGGCCGACGTCGTCAAGTCGCTcacgcgcccgccgccggggcCCGTGCAAAagagcgacgacgtgcgcgaaAAGCTCACACACAcactcgacgagctccaggCACTGTTTGAGCGCGAGACCACGTCCAAGATCAGCGCCATCGACACCACCCAGGGGCACCTGCAGGCCGccacgcgcgagctcgcggcgcggcggcggcacattgctgccgcgcaggacgcggtgACGCAGCGGGAAGAGGCCCGGCAAATGGCACAGAACCTCGAGCTCGCACTCCGGGagctgccgagcgtgccagACGCCCcgccgtacgccgcgccgctcgacgaggcgcagggcgcgctgcagcacggcgacgagcggcagTACGCTGCTCAGAttgtgcgcctgcgctggcTGTTGCAGCACACCaacgcgcggtgcgcggcactcgagcgcgacctgAGCGCATCCAAGGCCCGCGcagacgagcgccgcgccaagtACCACCAGGTCGTCGCGGTCTGTGCGCACGTGCCGGCCGACAAGGTCGACGGgatgctcgacgagctcctctCGGCGGTCGAATCGATCGGCTCGGACGCCGATCTGGCGTCTGTATCGAGCTTCATGCAAAAGGTagggcgcaccgcgccgccgggcctcgccgggcccgcgccgagcggcgcactgcATAGCGCCGAGCCCTGGGCGGCTTCATAGTGTGGAGGAGGTGTCTTTTTCCCATGCAcggcaccgagctcgagcagttcCGTGCGCGCTggcagcgcgaggtcgcgACGCGGCACCGTAGTgtgccgcacgccgcgccgcgggaAGAGACgcacgaggagcgcgagcgcccgGCGGGGCTCGACCGCCTCAGCGTCAAGCACGAGGCACTCGACCCCAAGGTGCAGGCGGAGCATGCCGTGGAGAAGGACCGCCTCACcaagctcctcgcggccctcgtgccggcgcacgaggcgcgcgtacgGGAGGGGGCAGaggaggcggtgcgcagtGGCATCGAGAGGATGCGCCTCGCAGGGGACCGCAGCGCAgacggcgcgacggctGGCCAAGACACcagcggcacgcacgcgccgcacaaTGATACCCACGCACGCAGTGCGAGCGATGCAaacggcgcgcacgccacCGACGCCACCGACGCTCCTGGTGCGCCGGCAGCTGCGACGCTTGCCCCGCGGCCGATGGCCACCGTGTACGAGCtgcacgcggccgacgaggacgcgccgatccccgccgcgtcgctcccCGACGAGGTCTGGATCAAGATTTTGACGCATGCCGTGCACCCGTGCgccccgccggcgccggcgcctgtcCTTGCCGAAAACATGTCGTACCAGCCCCCCAAAACGCCGtggcgcacacgcacgGGCCCCGACTATATCACGCTCGagtacgcggcgcgcgtgtgctggaagctgcgcctgcttACCGCGCACCCCAAGCTCTGGCGGCTGGTCGTCCAGGCGACCTATCTCCCGCCCCAGATCCCCCCCACGCTctcggtcgacgaggtgcacgcggcgcacagctACAGCTGGCGCGACACGTTTATCGAGCAGCCGCGTATCCGCATGAACGGCGCGTACATTGCCAGCTGCCAATACACGCAGCAAGGCATGTCGGAAGAGAATGTGTGGGTGCGTGTACTGCACCTGGTCGAGTTCTTCCGCTACCTGCGCTTCTTTCCCAACGGGCAGTGCCTGAGCATGCTTACAGTCGAGCGCCCGGCGGACACGGTGCACCAGCTCGTgcccggcgtgcgtgcaAAAGGCCTAGCGGTCGGCCGCTGGCACCTGCtgcccgacgcggcgaATACGCTGGTGGTGATCGACGACctgagcgacgcgtcgctgcccAACTACCGCTTCCAGATGACActcgtcctgcgcgagacgcagcCCGGCCGCTGGAACAAActcgagatgctcgagtacgcgtcgctgcaTCTGCACaccggcgaggtgctccCCTTCCCGCACAAGCACCAGCGCCCGTTCTACTTTTCTCGTGTCAAGGGCTACGGAGTGTAGTGTAATGTACATAGCGGCCGCGGCACCGCATCACGACGCTCTCACGCGAGGTACTTGCCGCAGCGCTTCAAGAgctccgccgcgctcatctcgggcgcggcggcgaccagcacgcggtcctcgagcgcggcctccATGTCCTCGGGCACGACCCAGAACTCGTCCTGGCGCTCCAGCAGATGCTCCACGACGCGGTTCGCGAGGATCGtctcgccgcgcgtcggctCGGAAGCGCGCGCATAGAGGATATTCGGGCACACCACCGTCGCAAGGTTCGGCAGGTCCATGCGGCTGCCCGTCTCTTCGTCGACATGCGAGAAGGAGGCGACCCACTTCAAAAAGACAAAGAGCACCTCCATCGTGTCGCGGTGCACCTTGGGAAGCAGGAAGGCGACCAtctgcagcaggcggtggcgctccgcctcgctctcgagctgctgcgcacggaTAAAGAGGCGGTAGAGCTTCGAGGTCATCAGCGGGTccggcagctcgcggaAGAAGCGCTTcagcagcgcggcaagcTGCACGGGGTTGTCCTCCAGCAGATTGATGCCGTCCTGCTCGCggtccagcgcctcgaccagctcctTAAGCCGGCGCACATTGCCGTTCTTGCGAAAGATGCCCTCGACCGACACATCCATCTGCCGCATCGCACTAATCACATCGTCCACGAACGAGGGGAtgcgcatcggcgtcggcgtcgcgcccagCGTCGAGTCCGCACCGTTGCGCTCcaccagcagctcgagcgacaCGCCAAACACGCCCTtcttgcgcacgtcgcggcgcgtgttGCCTTTAAAGAGCTTGCCCCAGAACGTGttccgccgcgcctcgaccagctccaTTAGGTTGTCGGCGGCAatcgcgtcggcgagcggcgactgctgcaggcgcacaAGCGCCACATGCTTCAGCACAAACATCTCCTCCGGCGCAAGCGAGCTGATcggacggcgctcgcgcagctcggcgactcccgcgccgcccagctgctcgcggtCCTGCTCCGCCTGCAGAATCATGGGGATGTCGGCGAGCGTAATACCTTCGTCGTTCGGCAtgtgcgtgccgagcgcgtcgcccatcggcgcacgccgcgagTCTTCGCGCACCAGCACATCGTCATTGTGCCGCGCAAACGGCGCGCGGATCGGCACAatggcgccgggcgcgtcgcccgacggCGCTTCCCACGGGTTGTGCAGCGGGACGTCCTTGACCTCTGCGGGCGCATCCGCGGGCTGCGTGTGGTAGCCCGCGGGGCTGCCCACCAccgtcgagacgcgcggcatgcgcgcTTTGCTCGACATGTGCCGGTCGAGATAGAGCGACTCGAGACGCTTCACCTCTTGCGACTTTCGGTAGGTGCTCGACTCGGCCACGGTGAGCTCCGAGCCAATCTCGCTCGCCGCATCCGAGTCCGACTTGTCGGgctcgaggccggcggcgagcgacgcctgcttcttgcgcaggagcgtgTGCAGGCGGTtcagcgcgacgcacagcAAAAAGGCATACTGCTCCAGGCGCGAGACGGGCATAAAGTGGATCGCGTCGGGGGGCGTGCACGAGATGCAGTACGCCATGTGTTGCGTCTTGCCGTCCGGCCGCCGGACAGCCTTGTAGCGCATCTCGCCCCACGGCACAggctcgagcgactcggtgcCGGGCCGCGCTGGCGTCCCGTCCGGCTtgagcaggccgcgctggcacgtcgcgcagcgcacgcagcccCAGTGCCAGCGGTAGGTGACATAGACACGCAGGCACTCTTCCTCGACCGTCTTGGTGCACTGCACGCACAGGTCCGACGCGCTCTCGGGCGGGGCCTCGGCATTCGGCccgctgcgcagccgcggcagGGACAGGTAGCCGTGCGCGGTGTCCGTGTCGAGGTCCAGCGTGCTCGCCTCGTTCtgctggcgcacgagctcgtcgagcgtcgcgaggaaGGACtcaagcgccgccggcatGCTGTGTTCCTGATCGAGACGCAAGGCGCCGGTGAGCGAGATGCGGATCAGAATCTTGAGGTAGTGCGCGACACCGGTGACGAGCGACAAGAGCTCCTGCGTGATGCCcatgcgccgtgcgccggtcgcctGAGTGTGCGAGAAGAGGGAGAAAAAGTTGACGATCTTTTTGCAGAGCATGCGCGCCTCACGCACGTACAAAATCGActtggcgtgcgcgcgctggaactgcgactcgagctcgtcgatcgcAGAGaagagcacctcgacgtgcagcaCAAAGCGGCCCGCGtagcgcacgccgccaaGGTACTTGCCGTTGCTGACGTGGCGCAGCATATCGGAAAtgcacgcggccgacgactCTTCAAAGGCAGAGAGCACGCGCCAGATGGTAAACACGCGTGTCTCCATCAGGCGCTGCTTTTCGAGGAGTGACTCGGGGTcctcgatcgcctcgagacgcagcgtctcgagcgagagctgctcggggttgtcgagcgcctcttcgctggacgtcggcgagatGCTCAAGGCGCCCGGCATCTGGCGCATGGTTTCGAGGGGGACCGCAGGAGgcaccgacggcgtgccCAGCTTGATCTTCCAGTAGCGGTGGATCATGTAGCACTCGGGGTGCCAGTGCTCGTCGCAGTTGTTGCGGTTGATCTCGACAAACTGCTTCAGAATCGCCGTGTGGCAGCCCGAGCACTGGATCGCAAAGCGTGTGCTGTAGTGAAAGTGGCAGTACACGCGTCCGCCGTGCTCGTAGTAGCTGTCGTTCGGACCGAAGACGGTGGGGCACACGGAGCACGTAAAGTGCTCGACGTGGTActtggcgccgagcgccgtgatGTAGCTCCcacggagcgcgcgcccgcACTTGGCACACAGCAGGTCCAGGCGGCGGAAGTAGTCCGTCTCACACAGCGGGAACAGCTTGCCGCTGGGGCCGGCCATGTCGTCGGTCGCGGAGAAAAACTTGGAGGCCACCGTCTTGTTACAGTCCTGGATTAGTCGGGATACGCACCGCACATCGGAAGCAGTCCAGGTGGTACACACCACCGAGTGCACGCACAAACTGCCCAGTCATCGGCAgaccgcacgcagcacacGACTGGTCGCGGCGGGGGAGCGTCCGTGACTCCTCTTCGTGGCTCCcccggcgcaccggcacctCGTTCTTCGCCAAGCGCACAGAACTATGGACTCGACGCACAGTACGCATAGACGCGCcttcggcacgctcgcccgcgccgtcgacaggcgcagcgcggcgcgacacGCCATCCAACTCCATCGAGGGGGAAGCGGCGGGGGGCGTTTGTCACAGCCGCCTGGTaggccgtgccgccggccgcaaAGTTTATTGCAAAACGCCCTCTCCTCCGCCATGTCGCGTTCGCCGACGTGGgaaggcgcgccgcagcgcgcgccgccgctaCGGAGCACGGGCGCGTCCAAAGAAGTGGTGTACGATATCGACTCGGATACCTTGCCGGAGGAGGATAGTCTCGTGATGCCAGACGACTCGATCGTaccgagcgtcgcggagagcgcgcgtctcggcatGGGACGCGTGCCGTATGCGGCGCAGAgccgcacctcgctcgACACGATCGGGCAGCGGGTGCGCTCCATctcgcaggcgctcgatccGGAGCAGCTGCCCGActggctgcgccgcggtgcgGGCGTGTTTGAGGGTACGGTGAATATGGCCAACAGCATTCTCGGCGCAGGCATCGTCGGCTTGCCGTATTCGATGCGCGAGTCGGGCTTTGTGGCGGGCATCGTGCTGCTCGTGGGCATCGCACTGCTCACCGACTGGACCATTCGGCTGATTGTGCTGAATGCCAAGCTCAGTGGGCGCACGACCTACATTGACATCATGGAGCACTGCTTTGGCCACAAGGGCAAGGGTACGTTTGCACGACTAACGCAGTCGCCGTGTCCATCTTCCAGTTTGTCTTTGCTTTTGGCGGAATGTGCGCATTTTGCGTCGTGGTGGGCGACACGATCCCCAACGTCATCTCGTCCGTGCTGCCGGCGCTCAAAGGGAGCTTTTTGAGCAACCGCCAGTTTGTGATTGTCGTGTGCACGATGGCGATCAGCTTTCCTCTGTCGCTGTACCGCAACATTGAGAATCTGAGTAAGGCCagcgccgtggcgctccTGTCGATGATCTTTATCATCTTTGCCGTCGTCTTTCGGGGACCCGCGATGCCGGACGAGCTCAAGGGGAACCCCGCACTGCGTGTACGTTTCGCTGCTAATTCAGTTCACCTTTGTCCATCCCTCGAACCTCATTCGCTCCATTTCCGTCATTAGCTTTGCGTTTGTGTGCCATCACAACTCGCTGCTCATCTACGGCTCACTCAAAGAGCCATCGATGGACAAGTTCCGCACTATTACACACTACTCGACGCTCATCTCGGCCTCAGCTGCGATCTCCATGTCGATCGCGGGGTACTGGTCGTTCGAGGACAAGACCCTCTCCAACGTCCTCAACAACTTTCCCCAGACGGACACAATCGTCAACATTGCCCGCTTCTGCTTCGGGCTGAACATGTTTAccacgctgccgctcgagtGCTTCGTCTGCCGCGAGGTACTCGAGACGTACTTTTTCCGGGGCGAGTACGAACGCAACCGGCACATTATCCTCACCACGGGGCTCGTCGTGTCGGCCATGGTCGTGTCGCTGCTGACGTGTGACTTgggcgtcgtgctcgagctcacGGGTGGCCTCAGCGCAacggcgctcgccttcTTTTTCCCCAGTGTGTGCTACCTCAAGCTCAGCCACGACGCAAGCCAAGTCGACAGCTCGGCGCTGTACTTTGCATTGCCAGAAAACGACACCGACATCCCGGGCTCGTACGGCGAAGAGGAAAGCGTCCAAGCTGAAAACATCGCCTTGCCACTGCGCCCGGGCGCCAACGCCCACGAACGGGAGCCGCAGCAGCAGTTTAAGTGGTGGGAGTCGACAAAGCTCTTGAGTATCGCTTGTGCCGTCTTTGGGTTCATCGTACTCAACGTCTCCGTCGTCACTGCCATCGCCGACGCATGGAGCGGACGCGCGGGCGCGA
This window of the Malassezia japonica chromosome 4, complete sequence genome carries:
- a CDS encoding uncharacterized protein (EggNog:ENOG503NV5G; TransMembrane:11 (i106-124o130-152i177-199o219-239i251-270o290-314i326-348o368-388i408-432o438-455i520-542o); COG:E), which translates into the protein MSRSPTWEGAPQRAPPLRSTGASKEVVYDIDSDTLPEEDSLVMPDDSIVPSVAESARLGMGRVPYAAQSRTSLDTIGQRVRSISQALDPEQLPDWLRRGAGVFEGTVNMANSILGAGIVGLPYSMRESGFVAGIVLLVGIALLTDWTIRLIVLNAKLSGRTTYIDIMEHCFGHKGKVAVSIFQFVFAFGGMCAFCVVVGDTIPNVISSVLPALKGSFLSNRQFVIVVCTMAISFPLSLYRNIENLSKASAVALLSMIFIIFAVVFRGPAMPDELKGNPALRFTFVHPSNLIRSISVISFAFVCHHNSLLIYGSLKEPSMDKFRTITHYSTLISASAAISMSIAGYWSFEDKTLSNVLNNFPQTDTIVNIARFCFGLNMFTTLPLECFVCREVLETYFFRGEYERNRHIILTTGLVVSAMVVSLLTCDLGVVLELTGGLSATALAFFFPSVCYLKLSHDASQVDSSALYFALPENDTDIPGSYGEEESVQAENIALPLRPGANAHEREPQQQFKWWESTKLLSIACAVFGFIVLNVSVVTAIADAWSGRAGATHQC
- the rga1 gene encoding Rho-type GTPase activating protein Rga1 (BUSCO:EOG09260CKC; COG:T; COG:Z; EggNog:ENOG503NUWC), with product MELDGVSRRAAPVDGAGERAEGASMRTNEVPVRRGSHEEESRTLPRRDQSCAACGLPMTGQFVRALGGVYHLDCFRCADCNKTVASKFFSATDDMAGPSGKLFPLCETDYFRRLDLLCAKCGRALRGSYITALGAKYHVEHFTCSVCPTVFGPNDSYYEHGGRVYCHFHYSTRFAIQCSGCHTAILKQFVEINRNNCDEHWHPECYMIHRYWKIKLGTPSVPPAVPLETMRQMPGALSISPTSSEEALDNPEQLSLETLRLEAIEDPESLLEKQRLMETRVFTIWRVLSAFEESSAACISDMLRHVSNGKYLGGVRYAGRFVLHVEVLFSAIDELESQFQRAHAKSILYVREARMLCKKIVNFFSLFSHTQATGARRMGITQELLSLVTGVAHYLKILIRISLTGALRLDQEHSMPAALESFLATLDELVRQQNEASTLDLDTDTAHGYLSLPRLRSGPNAEAPPESASDLCVQCTKTVEEECLRVYVTYRWHWGCVRCATCQRGLLKPDGTPARPGTESLEPVPWGEMRYKAVRRPDGKTQHMAYCISCTPPDAIHFMPVSRLEQYAFLLCVALNRLHTLLRKKQASLAAGLEPDKSDSDAASEIGSELTVAESSTYRKSQEVKRLESLYLDRHMSSKARMPRVSTVVGSPAGYHTQPADAPAEVKDVPLHNPWEAPSGDAPGAIVPIRAPFARHNDDVLVREDSRRAPMGDALGTHMPNDEGITLADIPMILQAEQDREQLGGAGVAELRERRPISSLAPEEMFVLKHVALVRLQQSPLADAIAADNLMELVEARRNTFWGKLFKGNTRRDVRKKGVFGVSLELLVERNGADSTLGATPTPMRIPSFVDDVISAMRQMDVSVEGIFRKNGNVRRLKELVEALDREQDGINLLEDNPVQLAALLKRFFRELPDPLMTSKLYRLFIRAQQLESEAERHRLLQMVAFLLPKVHRDTMEVLFVFLKWVASFSHVDEETGSRMDLPNLATVVCPNILYARASEPTRGETILANRVVEHLLERQDEFWVVPEDMEAALEDRVLVAAAPEMSAAELLKRCGKYLA
- a CDS encoding uncharacterized protein (EggNog:ENOG503NWAR; COG:S); translation: MHGTELEQFRARWQREVATRHRSVPHAAPREETHEERERPAGLDRLSVKHEALDPKVQAEHAVEKDRLTKLLAALVPAHEARVREGAEEAVRSGIERMRLAGDRSADGATAGQDTSGTHAPHNDTHARSASDANGAHATDATDAPGAPAAATLAPRPMATVYELHAADEDAPIPAASLPDEVWIKILTHAVHPCAPPAPAPVLAENMSYQPPKTPWRTRTGPDYITLEYAARVCWKLRLLTAHPKLWRLVVQATYLPPQIPPTLSVDEVHAAHSYSWRDTFIEQPRIRMNGAYIASCQYTQQGMSEENVWVRVLHLVEFFRYLRFFPNGQCLSMLTVERPADTVHQLVPGVRAKGLAVGRWHLLPDAANTLVVIDDLSDASLPNYRFQMTLVLRETQPGRWNKLEMLEYASLHLHTGEVLPFPHKHQRPFYFSRVKGYGV